Proteins encoded in a region of the Saccharothrix ecbatanensis genome:
- a CDS encoding response regulator — translation MIRVLLVDDQPLLRSGFRALLDVEDDIEVVAEAADGKEGLALAREHLPDIALIDIQMPVMDGIEATRRIAEDPALAGVHVVILTNYGFDEHVFNALRAGAAGFLVKDIEPEDFLHAVRVAARGDALLAPSITRKLIDRYVSEPLHVDADVGGLTNREREAVVLVARGLSNDEIADRMVISPLTAKTHVNRAMTKLHARDRAQLVVLAYESGLVSPRNR, via the coding sequence GTGATCCGCGTCCTGCTGGTGGACGACCAGCCGCTCCTGCGCAGCGGGTTCCGTGCGCTCCTCGACGTCGAGGACGACATCGAGGTGGTGGCCGAGGCCGCGGACGGGAAGGAAGGGCTGGCGCTCGCCCGGGAACACCTGCCGGACATCGCGCTCATCGACATCCAGATGCCGGTGATGGACGGCATCGAGGCGACCCGGCGCATCGCCGAGGACCCGGCGCTGGCCGGGGTGCACGTCGTCATCCTGACCAACTACGGCTTCGACGAACACGTGTTCAACGCGTTGCGAGCCGGGGCCGCGGGGTTCCTCGTCAAGGACATCGAACCGGAGGACTTCCTGCACGCCGTACGGGTGGCCGCGCGCGGTGACGCGTTGCTCGCGCCGTCGATCACCCGCAAGCTGATCGACCGTTACGTGAGCGAGCCGCTCCACGTGGACGCGGACGTCGGCGGGCTGACCAACCGTGAACGGGAGGCCGTCGTGCTGGTCGCGCGCGGCCTGTCCAACGACGAGATCGCCGACCGCATGGTGATCAGCCCGTTGACCGCCAAGACCCACGTCAACCGGGCCATGACCAAGCTCCACGCCCGTGACCGCGCGCAACTCGTGGTGCTCGCGTACGAATCGGGTCTGGTGTCGCCGCGCAACCGTTGA
- a CDS encoding Orn/Lys/Arg family decarboxylase, translating into MSRSTILVALDNSTGGLVSRDQLERICDQLREEDHEVVWARTAEDALALTQSRADLSAALVSWDLDSPETVLRALMGRFTKLPVFLVTTATSVDDLPLWVSEVVSGYVWLLEDTPDFVAGRIGVAARRYLDGVLPPFFREMRRFEDTHEYSWHTPAHAGGVAFLKSPVGRAFFDYYGERLFRTDLSISVAELGSLFEHSGPIGDAERNAARIFGADLTYFVLHGDSTADRIACHASVATDELVLVDRNCHKAIYHGLTITGGRPVYLVPTRNGYGLMGPIPPAAMKAEAVAEQVRRSPFAEGAASPDPVYAVITNSTYDGLCYDAVRVAELLGATVPRLHLDEAWFAYGRFNPLYARRYGMSVDADALPDDVRPTVFSTQSTHKLLAAMSQSAMVHVKNAPRSPVDHRQFNETFMMHATTSPLYPMIAGLDVAAAMMDGPGGRWLTDEAITEAIRFRQAVVRLGRRIKDAGDRADWFFGAWQPDEVTDPATGQVYSFADAPLDLLRTEPRCWTLEPGGEWHGFEGMEDGFCLLDPIKVSITCPGVDALGNVGGMGIPARILTMYLETRGIVVEKTDAYTCLILFSMGITKGKWGTLLDALLDFKSLYDSAATVADVLPGLLKEHPDRYQGLALPALCDQMHNQIGKSELTSLLDEAFTHPTPAVFTPAQTYQRLIRGGTEPVRLADIAGRTVATMVVTTPPGIPVLMPGESTGEANGPVLRYLHALETFDREFPGFPSETHGVARDSAGDYWIACLR; encoded by the coding sequence GTGTCTCGTTCAACGATATTGGTGGCGCTGGACAACAGCACGGGTGGTCTGGTGTCACGAGACCAACTCGAACGGATCTGCGATCAGTTGCGCGAGGAGGACCACGAAGTCGTCTGGGCGCGCACCGCGGAAGACGCGCTGGCGTTGACGCAGAGCCGGGCCGACCTGTCGGCCGCGCTGGTGTCCTGGGACCTCGACTCCCCGGAGACCGTCCTCAGGGCGCTGATGGGCCGCTTCACGAAGCTCCCCGTGTTCCTCGTGACCACCGCGACCTCCGTCGACGACCTGCCGCTCTGGGTGTCCGAAGTGGTCTCCGGCTACGTCTGGTTGCTGGAGGACACCCCGGATTTCGTCGCCGGCCGGATCGGGGTCGCGGCACGCCGGTACCTCGACGGCGTGCTGCCCCCGTTCTTCCGGGAGATGCGCCGCTTCGAAGACACGCACGAGTACTCGTGGCACACCCCCGCGCACGCCGGCGGGGTGGCGTTCCTCAAGTCACCGGTCGGGCGGGCGTTCTTCGACTACTACGGCGAGCGGCTGTTCCGCACCGACCTGTCGATCTCCGTCGCCGAGCTGGGGTCGCTGTTCGAGCACTCGGGCCCCATCGGGGACGCCGAGCGCAACGCCGCCCGGATCTTCGGCGCGGACCTCACCTACTTCGTGCTGCACGGCGACTCCACAGCCGACCGGATCGCCTGCCACGCGAGCGTCGCCACCGACGAACTCGTCCTGGTGGACCGCAACTGCCACAAAGCGATCTACCACGGCCTGACGATCACCGGCGGCCGACCGGTCTACCTGGTGCCCACGCGCAACGGCTACGGGCTCATGGGTCCGATCCCGCCGGCCGCGATGAAGGCCGAGGCCGTCGCGGAGCAGGTGCGCCGCAGCCCGTTCGCGGAAGGCGCGGCGAGCCCGGACCCGGTGTACGCCGTGATCACCAACTCGACCTACGACGGGCTGTGCTACGACGCCGTCCGCGTCGCCGAACTGCTCGGCGCCACCGTGCCACGCCTGCACCTGGACGAAGCGTGGTTCGCGTACGGCCGGTTCAACCCCCTCTACGCCCGCCGCTACGGGATGTCGGTCGACGCCGACGCCCTCCCCGACGACGTGCGGCCGACGGTCTTCTCCACCCAGTCCACGCACAAGCTGCTGGCCGCCATGTCGCAGAGCGCGATGGTGCACGTCAAGAACGCGCCGAGGTCGCCGGTCGACCACCGGCAGTTCAACGAGACGTTCATGATGCACGCCACCACCTCCCCGCTGTACCCGATGATCGCGGGCCTCGACGTCGCCGCCGCGATGATGGACGGCCCAGGCGGCCGGTGGCTCACCGACGAGGCCATCACCGAGGCCATCCGCTTCCGCCAGGCGGTGGTGCGGCTGGGCAGGCGGATCAAGGACGCCGGCGACCGGGCCGACTGGTTCTTCGGCGCCTGGCAGCCGGACGAGGTCACCGATCCCGCCACCGGTCAGGTGTACTCCTTCGCCGACGCCCCGCTCGACCTGCTCCGCACCGAGCCCCGCTGCTGGACGCTGGAGCCCGGCGGGGAGTGGCACGGCTTCGAGGGCATGGAGGACGGCTTCTGCCTGCTCGACCCGATCAAGGTCTCGATCACCTGTCCCGGCGTGGACGCGCTCGGCAACGTCGGCGGCATGGGGATACCGGCCCGGATTCTCACCATGTACCTGGAGACGCGCGGGATCGTGGTGGAGAAGACCGACGCGTACACGTGCCTGATCCTGTTCTCGATGGGCATCACCAAGGGCAAGTGGGGCACGCTGCTCGACGCGTTGCTGGACTTCAAGTCCCTGTACGACTCCGCCGCCACCGTCGCCGACGTCCTGCCGGGCCTGCTGAAGGAGCACCCCGACCGCTACCAGGGCCTCGCCTTGCCCGCGCTGTGCGACCAGATGCACAACCAGATCGGCAAGAGCGAGCTGACCTCGTTGCTGGACGAGGCTTTCACGCACCCGACACCGGCCGTGTTCACGCCCGCGCAGACCTACCAGCGCCTCATCCGCGGCGGCACCGAGCCGGTCCGGCTGGCCGACATCGCCGGCCGCACCGTGGCGACCATGGTCGTCACCACCCCGCCGGGGATCCCGGTCCTCATGCCCGGCGAGAGCACCGGTGAGGCGAACGGTCCCGTGCTGCGGTACCTGCACGCGCTGGAGACGTTCGACCGGGAGTTCCCCGGCTTCCCCAGCGAGACCCACGGTGTGGCCAGGGATTCGGCCGGTGACTACTGGATCGCCTGCCTGCGTTGA
- a CDS encoding DUF2867 domain-containing protein — MTKLDTTTYTEMPWRIHEITDDDFRVEDAWAFRTPGAGPDDFPVMLAAMRAGGSIAKQSWPVRFLFTARWKLGALMGWDKPSDGFGDRVASLRDHMPEDLRDAPRGHDSAVMPLKAVYELHNESARELANKTVHTVMHLGWAEGKDGDHELRMTVLVKPNGRFGRIYMAAIAPFRYIVIYPMLTRRWERAWRERDAAV; from the coding sequence ATGACGAAACTCGACACGACGACGTACACGGAAATGCCGTGGCGCATCCACGAGATCACCGACGACGACTTCCGGGTCGAGGACGCGTGGGCGTTCCGCACGCCGGGCGCCGGACCGGACGACTTCCCGGTGATGCTCGCCGCGATGCGGGCGGGCGGCAGCATCGCGAAGCAGTCCTGGCCGGTGCGGTTCCTGTTCACGGCACGCTGGAAGCTCGGTGCGCTCATGGGCTGGGACAAACCGTCGGACGGCTTCGGTGACCGGGTCGCCTCGCTCCGCGACCACATGCCCGAAGACCTCCGCGACGCTCCACGCGGCCACGACTCCGCCGTCATGCCGCTCAAGGCGGTCTACGAACTCCACAACGAGTCCGCCCGCGAACTGGCGAACAAGACCGTGCACACCGTGATGCACCTCGGTTGGGCGGAGGGGAAGGACGGCGACCACGAACTGCGGATGACCGTCCTCGTCAAGCCCAACGGCAGGTTCGGACGGATCTACATGGCCGCCATCGCTCCCTTCCGGTACATCGTCATCTACCCGATGCTGACCCGGCGGTGGGAACGCGCCTGGCGCGAACGCGACGCCGCCGTCTGA
- a CDS encoding fumarylacetoacetate hydrolase family protein, with the protein MKWVTYRSDQGDRVGLVQGDDVYALAPGAELIELVGRGADGLQAAGDSAVAHPHEVVRLADVTLRAPIPRPPSIRDSLCFLEHMRNCQEVMGVGRKLKDTWYAIPAFYFACPSTVLGPYEPVPIAPGSSWWDFELEIGAVIGVGGSDLTPDEAERSIIGYTIYNDWSARDLQMRESGLAIGQAKGKDSATTLGPYLVTPDELPRRDGRLTLSVEATVNGERVGRGNTDTMDWTFGEVISYASRGVELVPGDVFGSGTVPTCCLIEHFSLHDLPSFRGWLKPGDVVELRVQGLGEVRQTIVATPTPHRIAARHNPDATPPRHRVNPAKSPLPFTKGLHEIGPDVWAWLLPDGGLGWSNAGLVAGKGAALLVDTLFDLLLTGEMLDAMKPITDRNPLTHAVLTHANGDHTHGNQLLDDAVRIIAAADTAEQMHREIPPDMLAAVSLADMGPTLGPFMRERFGRFEFTGIQLRMPDTTFDRDLTLDIGGREVRVLNLGPAHTSADSVVHIPDAGVLFAGDLLFIGCTPIVWEGPIANWIAACDTMLALEAHTVVPGHGPITDADGIRAVRGYLTHVIDQADAAHAKGLPFREAAATVDLAEYATWLDPERIVVNIYQRYRELDPDLAALAQTDLLTLMAEWDTERGE; encoded by the coding sequence ATGAAGTGGGTCACTTACCGCTCCGACCAGGGCGATCGGGTCGGTCTCGTCCAAGGCGACGACGTCTATGCGCTGGCACCCGGTGCGGAGCTGATCGAGCTGGTCGGACGGGGCGCGGACGGCCTCCAGGCGGCGGGCGACAGCGCGGTGGCGCACCCGCACGAGGTGGTGCGGCTGGCCGACGTGACGCTGCGCGCGCCGATCCCCCGGCCACCGTCCATCCGCGATTCCCTGTGCTTCCTGGAGCACATGCGGAACTGCCAGGAGGTGATGGGCGTGGGCCGGAAGCTGAAGGACACCTGGTACGCCATCCCCGCCTTCTACTTCGCCTGCCCGTCGACGGTGCTCGGCCCGTACGAGCCGGTGCCGATCGCGCCGGGCAGCTCGTGGTGGGACTTCGAACTGGAGATCGGCGCGGTGATCGGCGTCGGCGGCAGCGACCTGACGCCCGACGAGGCCGAGCGCTCGATCATCGGCTACACGATCTACAACGACTGGTCCGCCCGTGACCTCCAGATGCGCGAGTCGGGCCTGGCCATCGGCCAGGCCAAGGGCAAGGACTCCGCGACCACCCTCGGCCCGTACCTGGTGACGCCCGACGAACTCCCCCGGCGTGACGGCAGGCTCACCCTCAGCGTCGAGGCGACCGTCAACGGCGAGCGCGTCGGCCGCGGCAACACCGACACCATGGACTGGACGTTCGGCGAAGTGATCTCGTACGCCTCACGCGGCGTCGAACTGGTGCCGGGTGACGTGTTCGGGTCGGGCACGGTGCCGACGTGCTGCCTGATCGAGCACTTCTCCCTCCACGACCTGCCCTCGTTCCGCGGCTGGCTGAAGCCCGGCGACGTGGTCGAACTCCGGGTCCAGGGCCTGGGCGAGGTCCGGCAGACCATCGTCGCCACGCCCACCCCGCACCGGATCGCCGCCCGGCACAACCCCGACGCCACACCACCACGGCACCGCGTGAACCCGGCGAAGTCGCCACTCCCGTTCACCAAGGGCCTGCACGAGATCGGCCCGGACGTGTGGGCCTGGCTGCTCCCCGACGGCGGTTTGGGATGGAGCAACGCCGGACTGGTCGCGGGCAAGGGTGCCGCGCTGCTCGTGGACACCCTCTTCGACCTGCTCCTGACGGGCGAGATGCTCGACGCGATGAAGCCGATCACCGACCGGAACCCGCTGACCCACGCCGTGCTCACCCACGCCAACGGCGACCACACCCACGGCAACCAACTGCTCGACGACGCCGTCCGCATCATCGCCGCGGCGGACACCGCCGAGCAGATGCACCGCGAGATCCCGCCCGACATGCTGGCCGCCGTTTCGCTGGCCGACATGGGTCCGACGCTCGGCCCGTTCATGCGGGAACGCTTCGGCCGGTTCGAGTTCACCGGGATCCAGCTGCGGATGCCGGACACCACGTTCGACCGCGATCTCACCCTGGACATCGGTGGCCGCGAGGTGCGCGTGCTGAACCTCGGACCTGCACACACGTCCGCCGACTCGGTCGTGCACATCCCGGACGCGGGCGTGCTGTTCGCCGGGGACCTGCTCTTCATCGGCTGCACCCCGATCGTGTGGGAGGGGCCGATCGCCAACTGGATCGCCGCGTGCGACACCATGCTGGCGTTGGAGGCGCACACCGTCGTGCCCGGCCACGGTCCGATCACCGACGCCGACGGCATCCGCGCGGTCCGCGGCTACCTGACCCACGTCATCGATCAGGCCGATGCCGCCCACGCCAAGGGCCTGCCCTTCCGCGAGGCCGCCGCGACCGTCGACCTGGCCGAGTACGCCACCTGGCTGGACCCCGAACGGATCGTGGTCAACATCTACCAGCGCTACCGTGAACTCGACCCGGACCTGGCCGCGTTGGCGCAGACCGATCTGCTCACCCTGATGGCCGAATGGGACACCGAACGAGGCGAATGA
- a CDS encoding TetR/AcrR family transcriptional regulator, with product MTTSRATRRAETTQESRRLLIAAATDLFAERGYRQTTFEDIAARSGVSRGSIPWHFGNKEGLLAAVVEQVVEQLRVDADALEPGSVDQALDRLVEFTRSPSTRLFVTLLAEAVEPDSPPHKRYGDLHRALRDQVRAKVEEVDLPDGVGAEELSTVLLGAIMGIHLQWRIAPDAVDLERTYSTVGALLRSVMPFGS from the coding sequence GTGACGACTTCACGGGCCACTCGGCGGGCGGAGACGACCCAGGAGAGCCGCCGGCTCCTGATCGCCGCGGCCACCGACCTGTTCGCCGAGCGTGGTTACCGGCAGACGACGTTCGAGGACATCGCGGCCAGGTCGGGGGTGAGCCGCGGTTCGATCCCGTGGCACTTCGGCAACAAGGAAGGGCTGCTGGCGGCGGTCGTGGAGCAGGTGGTGGAGCAGCTCAGGGTCGATGCGGACGCGCTGGAACCCGGCTCGGTCGACCAGGCGCTGGACCGGCTCGTGGAGTTCACGCGGAGTCCGTCGACCAGGCTCTTCGTCACGCTGCTGGCCGAGGCGGTGGAGCCGGATTCGCCGCCGCACAAGCGGTACGGCGACCTGCACCGGGCGTTGCGCGACCAGGTGCGGGCCAAGGTCGAGGAGGTCGACCTGCCGGACGGGGTCGGCGCGGAGGAGCTGAGCACCGTCCTGCTCGGCGCGATCATGGGCATCCACCTCCAGTGGCGCATCGCACCGGACGCCGTCGACCTGGAACGCACCTACTCGACGGTCGGTGCGCTGCTGCGCTCGGTCATGCCGTTCGGATCATGA
- a CDS encoding HEAT repeat domain-containing protein: MTVVWSELEHNYGDASDIPELLRGCASQDAEVAGRALYEVSNNLYHQGGWVCSAASAALPFLIDLAAGGAAHHRPHVVEVIGRLAREAVAVEPRFVDPAWQPALDAMRPRLLALLDDPDPEVRREATLMLSDGVRHPESVEALRRRWSAETDRTTRCDLVRAFGVVLTWAPDESLRAELVALLSGDDLQLCLAAVHALAESDPAVAPPHVDMLVRAVLDPDAALWRDSAWIGGALVRTTGDLLAVDPVAATAFAIGISQDREVDGRVASLGQAGSVLSEWRTATGAILPLVGRRLHDDTPEVRYRAAALLACLGLDAKPYADHLAALAADPAIRNSRRVTTVGDAAVWALARQDDPRCLPGLVERLSGDRLGFGTAGAYHGRLPHLIMQPAIHEVLIPLRRHVDVLLDAVTARLATAREDDVLGWTLCDVVAAWGPAAEAALPAVARLLHGERSLPRAAKAIGAIGPPAADAAKALRNNTTEPTAAWALWRTGADPDFGIETLVHHVAEGRGYHNAIALLAELGPQAAASTDHLRDLTRSDNDWTRVEAAHALWRVTEDPTAPITTLTDLAEPLSTGDCLPVRIAALRYLADIGASTERVTTLARAILDNPRRIAYSGGWHTFAEDEEIRAAATRLLS; this comes from the coding sequence ATGACCGTCGTCTGGTCGGAGTTGGAGCACAACTACGGCGACGCGTCGGACATTCCGGAGTTGCTGCGCGGGTGTGCGAGCCAGGACGCCGAGGTGGCGGGTCGGGCGCTCTACGAGGTGTCCAACAACCTGTACCACCAGGGTGGTTGGGTGTGCTCGGCCGCTTCAGCCGCGTTGCCGTTCCTGATCGACCTGGCCGCAGGCGGGGCCGCGCACCACCGTCCTCACGTGGTCGAGGTGATCGGCCGGCTGGCCCGCGAGGCCGTCGCGGTGGAGCCCCGGTTCGTGGACCCGGCGTGGCAGCCCGCGTTGGACGCCATGAGGCCGCGGTTGCTCGCACTGCTGGACGACCCGGACCCGGAGGTGCGTCGGGAGGCGACGCTCATGCTCTCCGACGGCGTCCGACACCCGGAGTCGGTGGAGGCGCTGCGCCGCAGGTGGAGCGCGGAGACCGACCGGACGACCCGGTGCGACCTCGTGCGGGCGTTCGGTGTGGTGCTCACGTGGGCGCCGGACGAGTCGCTGCGCGCCGAGCTGGTCGCGCTGCTCAGCGGTGACGACCTCCAACTGTGCCTCGCCGCCGTGCACGCGCTGGCCGAGTCCGACCCCGCCGTCGCGCCGCCGCACGTCGACATGCTGGTGCGGGCAGTCCTTGACCCCGACGCCGCGCTCTGGCGGGACTCCGCGTGGATCGGTGGCGCGCTCGTCCGCACCACGGGCGACTTGCTGGCCGTCGACCCGGTCGCCGCCACCGCGTTCGCCATCGGGATCAGCCAGGACAGAGAGGTCGACGGGCGGGTGGCGAGCCTGGGGCAGGCGGGCAGCGTGTTGTCCGAGTGGCGCACCGCGACGGGCGCGATCCTGCCGCTCGTCGGTCGCCGCTTGCACGATGACACCCCCGAGGTCCGCTATCGGGCGGCGGCTCTGCTCGCGTGCCTTGGGCTCGACGCGAAGCCCTACGCCGACCACCTCGCGGCGCTTGCCGCCGACCCGGCCATCCGAAACTCCCGCCGCGTGACCACCGTCGGCGACGCGGCGGTGTGGGCACTGGCCCGCCAGGACGACCCCCGCTGCCTACCCGGCCTGGTCGAACGGCTGTCCGGCGACCGACTCGGCTTCGGCACCGCCGGCGCCTACCACGGGCGGCTCCCGCACCTGATCATGCAGCCCGCCATCCACGAAGTGCTGATCCCGTTGCGCCGGCACGTCGACGTCCTGCTGGACGCGGTCACCGCACGCCTCGCAACGGCCCGCGAGGACGACGTGCTCGGGTGGACCCTGTGCGATGTCGTCGCGGCGTGGGGCCCGGCGGCCGAGGCAGCCCTCCCGGCTGTCGCCCGCCTCCTCCACGGCGAACGTTCGCTGCCCCGGGCCGCCAAGGCCATCGGCGCGATCGGCCCACCCGCCGCCGACGCCGCGAAAGCACTGCGGAACAACACAACGGAACCCACCGCGGCGTGGGCGTTGTGGCGGACCGGCGCGGACCCGGACTTCGGCATAGAAACCTTGGTGCACCACGTAGCCGAAGGCCGCGGCTACCACAACGCCATCGCACTCCTGGCCGAGCTGGGACCCCAAGCCGCCGCCTCCACCGACCACCTCCGCGACCTGACCCGTTCCGACAACGACTGGACCCGCGTAGAGGCCGCACACGCCCTATGGCGCGTCACCGAAGACCCAACCGCCCCCATAACAACCCTGACCGACCTCGCCGAGCCGCTGTCCACCGGCGACTGCCTCCCCGTCCGCATCGCCGCCCTCCGCTACCTCGCGGACATCGGCGCGTCCACCGAACGCGTGACAACGCTGGCCCGAGCCATCCTCGACAACCCGCGCCGGATCGCCTACTCCGGCGGTTGGCACACGTTCGCCGAGGACGAGGAGATCCGAGCGGCAGCGACCCGGCTGCTCAGCTGA
- a CDS encoding class I SAM-dependent methyltransferase produces MTVTFDPATFKQTTRAQWENAAEAWHRWGPTIEDWLGAATDEMLRAAGITSGSRVLDVAAGAGGQTIAAARLAGPTGHVLATDISPGILRYAEHVAAEAGVANVTTLEADGEDLSEVAEQGYDAAISRVGLIYFPDQQAALAGIRRALRPGGRFSAVVYSTPDRNGFFSIPVGVIRRRAQLPPPAPGQPGPFSLGAPGVAEQTFTTAGFQDITVTPVPSPVRLPSAAECVRFERESFGALHQMLSNLTDPAREAAWQEITDELAQFETPTGFTGPCEMLVVTGTR; encoded by the coding sequence ATGACCGTCACCTTCGACCCCGCCACCTTCAAGCAGACCACCCGTGCGCAGTGGGAGAACGCCGCCGAGGCGTGGCACCGGTGGGGACCGACCATCGAGGACTGGCTGGGCGCCGCCACCGACGAGATGCTCCGCGCCGCCGGGATCACCTCGGGCAGCCGCGTCCTGGACGTAGCCGCCGGGGCAGGCGGCCAGACAATCGCCGCGGCGAGACTGGCCGGACCCACCGGTCACGTGCTCGCGACCGACATCTCGCCCGGCATCCTGCGTTACGCCGAGCACGTGGCCGCCGAGGCGGGCGTGGCCAACGTGACCACTCTGGAAGCCGACGGCGAGGACTTGTCCGAGGTCGCGGAACAGGGCTACGACGCCGCCATCTCCCGCGTCGGCCTGATCTACTTCCCCGACCAGCAGGCCGCCCTGGCGGGCATCCGCCGTGCCCTGCGCCCCGGCGGCAGGTTCTCCGCCGTCGTCTACTCCACCCCGGACCGCAACGGCTTCTTCTCGATCCCCGTAGGCGTCATCCGCCGCCGAGCCCAACTCCCCCCGCCCGCACCCGGCCAGCCCGGCCCGTTCAGCCTGGGAGCGCCCGGCGTAGCCGAACAAACCTTCACCACCGCCGGCTTCCAGGACATCACCGTCACCCCGGTCCCCTCACCGGTCCGCCTGCCGAGCGCAGCCGAATGCGTCCGCTTCGAACGCGAGTCGTTCGGCGCCCTCCACCAGATGCTGTCGAACCTGACCGACCCCGCCCGAGAAGCCGCGTGGCAGGAGATCACCGACGAACTCGCCCAGTTCGAAACCCCCACCGGCTTCACCGGCCCGTGCGAAATGCTCGTAGTCACCGGCACCCGCTGA
- a CDS encoding winged helix-turn-helix transcriptional regulator — MRDYAQYCPVALASAVLADRWTPLIVRELVLGSRRFNDIDRGLPGISRSLLQQRLHHLERKGVLERIPVARGHEYQLTPAGKDLEGVIMAIGEWAVRWMFAEPQPREVDPVTLTWWLSRRLDHDRLPDQRVVVEFDYRGDAPARLWLVLEKHESSVCTEHPGFPSDVVVTTAPVALMRVFSGITTLARATAGGEVVVTGTPRWVRALGDWFLWSPFAPAVRERLVGA, encoded by the coding sequence ATGCGCGATTACGCCCAGTACTGTCCGGTCGCACTGGCCAGCGCGGTGCTCGCGGATCGGTGGACGCCGTTGATCGTGCGCGAACTGGTCCTCGGCAGCCGCCGGTTCAACGACATCGACCGCGGCTTGCCGGGCATTTCACGGTCGCTGTTGCAACAGCGGCTCCACCACCTGGAACGCAAGGGCGTGTTGGAGCGGATCCCGGTCGCCCGTGGCCACGAGTACCAGTTGACGCCCGCCGGCAAGGACCTGGAGGGCGTCATCATGGCGATCGGCGAGTGGGCGGTCCGCTGGATGTTCGCCGAGCCGCAGCCGCGCGAGGTCGACCCGGTGACGCTCACCTGGTGGCTGTCCCGTCGACTGGACCACGACCGGCTGCCCGATCAGCGCGTGGTCGTGGAGTTCGACTACCGGGGCGACGCCCCCGCCCGGCTGTGGCTGGTGCTGGAGAAGCACGAGTCGTCGGTGTGCACGGAGCACCCGGGGTTCCCCTCGGACGTCGTGGTGACGACCGCGCCGGTCGCGTTGATGCGCGTGTTCTCCGGGATCACCACGCTGGCACGGGCGACGGCCGGCGGCGAGGTCGTCGTCACAGGAACGCCGCGGTGGGTCCGGGCGTTGGGGGACTGGTTCCTGTGGAGCCCGTTCGCGCCGGCCGTGCGTGAGCGGCTGGTCGGAGCCTGA
- a CDS encoding NmrA family NAD(P)-binding protein, producing the protein MILVTGVSGALGGLVFDRLGASGLDVLAGTRAATGTARRTDFDDPATLAEGFAGVRVLVFVSAGYAEDDVVLARHGAVIDAAAEAGVRHVIYTSLAGSGDQLSLALAHRWTEARLAEAPFDVTVLRNGLYAEIPAGLATSAAESAATTGVFTAPMGHGRIAVVAREDLADVTARVAAETEADLAAGRPSRHAGRTYELAGTTAIGGDDIAGALTEALGRPVTYQPLSLAGMRQALAAGDLEPYQVGHTLSLFANIAAGLLDSPGDDLAALLPTPPRPALELIAHALKASR; encoded by the coding sequence ATGATTCTGGTGACCGGTGTGTCGGGCGCGCTCGGAGGGCTGGTCTTCGACCGGCTCGGCGCGTCAGGCCTGGACGTGCTGGCCGGCACGCGTGCGGCTACGGGCACTGCCCGTCGGACCGACTTCGACGACCCGGCCACGCTCGCGGAAGGTTTCGCCGGCGTGCGGGTGCTGGTGTTCGTCTCCGCCGGCTACGCCGAGGACGACGTGGTGCTGGCGCGGCACGGTGCGGTGATCGACGCGGCGGCCGAGGCTGGAGTCCGGCACGTGATCTACACCAGCCTGGCCGGCTCGGGCGACCAACTCAGCCTCGCGCTGGCCCACCGCTGGACCGAAGCCCGCCTGGCCGAGGCCCCGTTCGACGTCACCGTGCTGCGCAACGGCCTGTACGCGGAGATCCCGGCGGGCCTGGCGACGAGCGCCGCCGAATCCGCGGCCACCACCGGCGTCTTCACCGCGCCCATGGGCCACGGCCGGATCGCGGTGGTGGCCAGGGAAGACCTGGCCGACGTCACCGCCCGCGTCGCGGCTGAGACGGAAGCCGACCTCGCCGCCGGCCGACCCAGCCGTCACGCCGGGCGCACGTACGAACTGGCGGGCACGACCGCGATCGGCGGCGACGACATCGCGGGCGCATTGACCGAAGCCCTGGGACGTCCGGTGACGTACCAGCCGCTGTCACTGGCCGGGATGAGGCAAGCCCTGGCCGCCGGAGACCTGGAGCCGTACCAGGTGGGGCACACGCTCTCGCTGTTCGCCAACATCGCCGCCGGCCTGCTGGACTCCCCTGGCGACGACCTGGCCGCTCTGCTCCCCACCCCACCGCGCCCCGCGCTGGAGCTGATCGCCCACGCGCTCAAAGCGAGCCGGTAG